One genomic region from Osmerus eperlanus chromosome 6, fOsmEpe2.1, whole genome shotgun sequence encodes:
- the mrps6 gene encoding 28S ribosomal protein S6, mitochondrial: protein MPRYELALIVKAMQRPETAATLRRTVETLMERGAIVRGLENLGERLLPYNISKHNERHARGGYFLLDFHAAPAIIPGLLNHLHRDVDVIRPTVLKNDTESSHEHCCGTSAPMLDDTVRN from the coding sequence ATGCCGCGTTACGAACTTGCCCTTATTGTTAAAGCAATGCAGAGGCCCGAAACAGCGGCGACTCTGCGGCGGACAGTGGAGACTTTGATGGAGCGGGGAGCTATTGTGAGAGGTCTAGAGAACCTTGGCGAGAGATTGCTTCCCTACAATATATCTAAACACAACGAGCGTCACGCGCGTGGTGGGTACTTTTTACTCGATTTCCACGCTGCTCCCGCCATCATCCCAGGGTTGCTCAATCATTTACATCGAGACGTGGATGTTATACGACCCACCGTCTTGAAGAATGACACGGAGAGCTCCCATGAACATTGTTGTGGGACATCTGCCCCCATGCTCGATGACACTGTCCGCAACTGA
- the psap gene encoding prosaposin isoform X2 — MLVFALLFVAVATPLPLLGTEQCARGTSYWCQNVKTASLCGAVAHCQKNVWNQPQMKSVPCDLCKEVLVVVEQLLKDNKTESEILGYMEKACQLIPDQGLSAECKEMVDSYYPVLISIITGELDDPNVMCAAMGLCGSLRAAMAKLQIQTNDISQLDLSQAASPFLLNVPQLLYPQKEAPHKEAPSQENGDVCQDCVQFLTDTQQQAKTNSTFVDSLIEQIESQCDLLGPGISDLCKQYVSQYAPLVVQQLMSMQPKDICARAGFCTAMKRSVPMMSLVAAQVVPSAQMIPATKVEVPKHGKNMVRVRDSPQCAICEFVMKEIEDTLEDETTEADVIHAVEKVCSVLPASLSAQCRDLIEAYGQAIIELLVQQADPKSVCTVLGLCKDASRAFIPAMDQARFQSGGYCDVCKMAVRYVDGILEQNATEAEISDAVRKVCSFLPESVRSECDQLVEQYEPMLVQLLLQMLDPDFVCMKVGACPEAVQRLLGVEQCSWGPAFWCKNMETATRCNAVNHCKRHVWV, encoded by the exons ATGCTGGTTTTTGCCCTGCTTTTCGT agctgtggccacccctctccctctgctgggTACAGAGCAGTGTGCTCGCGGCACCTCCTACTGGTGTCAGAATGTGAAGACGGCCTCCCTCTGTGGAGCGGTCGCCCACTGCCAGAAGAACGTGTGGAACCAGCCTCAGATG AAATCGGTGCCATGTGACCTGTGTAAGGAGGTGCTGGTCGTGGTGGAGCAGCTGCTGAAGGACAACAAAACAGAG TCTGAGATCCTGGGCTACATGGAGAAGGCTTGCCAGCTGATCCCAGATCAGGGTCTGTCTGCGGAGTGTAAGGAGATGGTAGACAGCTACTACCCCGTCCTCATCAGCATCATCACAGGAGAGCTG gacgACCCCAACGTGATGTGTGCAGCCATGGGTCTGTGTGGCTCTCTGCGGGCGGCCATGGCTAAACTCCAGATCCAGACCAACGACATCTCCCAGCTGGACCTCTCCCAGgccgcctcccccttcctcctcaacGTGCCCCAGCTGCTCTACCCCCAGAAGGAGGCCCCCCATAAGGAGGCCCCCTCACAG GAGAACGGGGACGTGTGccaggactgtgtgcagttcCTGACCGACACCCAGCAGCAGGCCAAGACCAACTCTACCTTCGTCGACAGTCTCATCGAGCAGATCGAGAGCCAGTGTGACCTGCTGGGGCCCGGCATCTCTGAcctg TGTAAGCAGTACGTCAGCCAGTACGCTCCTCTGGTGGTGCAGCAGCTCATGTCCATG CAACCCAAGGACATCTGTGCCCGTGCCGGCTTCTGTACCGCCATGAAGAGGTCTGTGCCCATGATGTCCCTGGTGGCAGCCCAGGTGGTGCCCTCCGCCCAGATGATCCCTGCTACCAAGGTGGAGGTTCCCAAGCATGGCAAG AACATGGTGCGTGTCCGTGACTCTCCCCAGTGCGCCATCTGTGAGTTTGTGATGAAGGAGATCGAGGACACCCTGGAGGATGAGACCACCGAG GCGGACGTGATCCACGCGGTGGAGAAGGTGTGCTCGGTGCTGCCCGCCTCCCTGTCTGCTCAGTGCCGGGACCTGATCGAGGCGTACGGCCAGGCCATCATCGAGCTGCTGGTGCAGCAGGCCGACCCCAAGTCAGTGTGCACTGTGCTGGGGCTGTGCAAGGACGCCAGCCGCGCCTTCATCC CGGCGATGGACCAGGCCCGCTTCCAGTCAGGTGGGTACTGTGACGTGTGCAAGATGGCGGTCCGCTACGTGGACGGCATCCTGGAGCAGAACGCCACGGAGGCTGAGATCTCTGACGCCGTCAGGAAGGTCTGCAGCTTCCTGCCCGAGTCTGTCCGGagcgag TGTGACCAGCTGGTAGAGCAGTACGAGCCCATGCTGGTACAGCTGCTGCTTCAGATGTTGGACCCAGACTTCGTCTGCATG aaggTGGGAGCGTGTCCAGAGGCAGTGCAGCGTCTGCTGGGTGTGGAGCAGTGCAGCTGGGGTCCAGCCTTCTGGTGTAAGAACATGGAGACGGCCACGCGCTGCAAT gcGGTGAACCACTGCAAGCGCCACGTGTGGGTGTAG
- the psap gene encoding prosaposin isoform X1, with the protein MLVFALLFVSSAVATPLPLLGTEQCARGTSYWCQNVKTASLCGAVAHCQKNVWNQPQMKSVPCDLCKEVLVVVEQLLKDNKTESEILGYMEKACQLIPDQGLSAECKEMVDSYYPVLISIITGELDDPNVMCAAMGLCGSLRAAMAKLQIQTNDISQLDLSQAASPFLLNVPQLLYPQKEAPHKEAPSQENGDVCQDCVQFLTDTQQQAKTNSTFVDSLIEQIESQCDLLGPGISDLCKQYVSQYAPLVVQQLMSMQPKDICARAGFCTAMKRSVPMMSLVAAQVVPSAQMIPATKVEVPKHGKNMVRVRDSPQCAICEFVMKEIEDTLEDETTEADVIHAVEKVCSVLPASLSAQCRDLIEAYGQAIIELLVQQADPKSVCTVLGLCKDASRAFIPAMDQARFQSGGYCDVCKMAVRYVDGILEQNATEAEISDAVRKVCSFLPESVRSECDQLVEQYEPMLVQLLLQMLDPDFVCMKVGACPEAVQRLLGVEQCSWGPAFWCKNMETATRCNAVNHCKRHVWV; encoded by the exons ATGCTGGTTTTTGCCCTGCTTTTCGTCTCGTCAG ctgtggccacccctctccctctgctgggTACAGAGCAGTGTGCTCGCGGCACCTCCTACTGGTGTCAGAATGTGAAGACGGCCTCCCTCTGTGGAGCGGTCGCCCACTGCCAGAAGAACGTGTGGAACCAGCCTCAGATG AAATCGGTGCCATGTGACCTGTGTAAGGAGGTGCTGGTCGTGGTGGAGCAGCTGCTGAAGGACAACAAAACAGAG TCTGAGATCCTGGGCTACATGGAGAAGGCTTGCCAGCTGATCCCAGATCAGGGTCTGTCTGCGGAGTGTAAGGAGATGGTAGACAGCTACTACCCCGTCCTCATCAGCATCATCACAGGAGAGCTG gacgACCCCAACGTGATGTGTGCAGCCATGGGTCTGTGTGGCTCTCTGCGGGCGGCCATGGCTAAACTCCAGATCCAGACCAACGACATCTCCCAGCTGGACCTCTCCCAGgccgcctcccccttcctcctcaacGTGCCCCAGCTGCTCTACCCCCAGAAGGAGGCCCCCCATAAGGAGGCCCCCTCACAG GAGAACGGGGACGTGTGccaggactgtgtgcagttcCTGACCGACACCCAGCAGCAGGCCAAGACCAACTCTACCTTCGTCGACAGTCTCATCGAGCAGATCGAGAGCCAGTGTGACCTGCTGGGGCCCGGCATCTCTGAcctg TGTAAGCAGTACGTCAGCCAGTACGCTCCTCTGGTGGTGCAGCAGCTCATGTCCATG CAACCCAAGGACATCTGTGCCCGTGCCGGCTTCTGTACCGCCATGAAGAGGTCTGTGCCCATGATGTCCCTGGTGGCAGCCCAGGTGGTGCCCTCCGCCCAGATGATCCCTGCTACCAAGGTGGAGGTTCCCAAGCATGGCAAG AACATGGTGCGTGTCCGTGACTCTCCCCAGTGCGCCATCTGTGAGTTTGTGATGAAGGAGATCGAGGACACCCTGGAGGATGAGACCACCGAG GCGGACGTGATCCACGCGGTGGAGAAGGTGTGCTCGGTGCTGCCCGCCTCCCTGTCTGCTCAGTGCCGGGACCTGATCGAGGCGTACGGCCAGGCCATCATCGAGCTGCTGGTGCAGCAGGCCGACCCCAAGTCAGTGTGCACTGTGCTGGGGCTGTGCAAGGACGCCAGCCGCGCCTTCATCC CGGCGATGGACCAGGCCCGCTTCCAGTCAGGTGGGTACTGTGACGTGTGCAAGATGGCGGTCCGCTACGTGGACGGCATCCTGGAGCAGAACGCCACGGAGGCTGAGATCTCTGACGCCGTCAGGAAGGTCTGCAGCTTCCTGCCCGAGTCTGTCCGGagcgag TGTGACCAGCTGGTAGAGCAGTACGAGCCCATGCTGGTACAGCTGCTGCTTCAGATGTTGGACCCAGACTTCGTCTGCATG aaggTGGGAGCGTGTCCAGAGGCAGTGCAGCGTCTGCTGGGTGTGGAGCAGTGCAGCTGGGGTCCAGCCTTCTGGTGTAAGAACATGGAGACGGCCACGCGCTGCAAT gcGGTGAACCACTGCAAGCGCCACGTGTGGGTGTAG